Proteins from a single region of Parambassis ranga chromosome 16, fParRan2.1, whole genome shotgun sequence:
- the LOC114449162 gene encoding uncharacterized protein LOC114449162, translating to MVLTPAHKRMVAVAGAIGLVAITIILLWERYETLSAKEKRAIDFVPVHPCSEKYQQPDFNPEVVLCYNSVAVSQTIVIPSSAFQTAVHRSQPKDYFGHTFYLDCTPYGKSPRVESGSWGTVFRSTDLKWAPNSYGWAECAQEFKRIIPTLMVTKDSVTLKVKSGHVLLDRENCRRVYLCAWISGRDPCWILRLCSLLSAGQDTTFNNTEGKLVVAGSQPRTKTIIIKEEDATDLVENVKSVMPHHWIHTAKRRSTRSWQGDDPTYIDSIGVPRGVPDEYKLVNQVSAGFESVLCWWCTINKNVDRINYIHFNVQKLGNKTEEGFSAIHEQLSATSLMAFQNRIAVDMLLAEKGEVCSIFGDQCCTFIPNNTAADGSLTRALEGLKSLNSKMKDHSGVDTSLWNGFGDMFGKYKQLVMSIIMSIAVFAAILTLCGCCCIPCIRALCTRMITTAIAPVRAEMREVYALLPFVVETPQENEDDDDEDMAVFLPD from the exons ATGGTGTTGACCCCAGCACATAAGAGGATGGTAGCCGTAGCAGGAGCAATCGGACTCGTTGCTATAACTATAATCTTGTTATGGGAAAGATATGAGACACTATCAGCTAAGGAAAAGAGAGCGATCGACTTTGTTCCTGTACACCCATGCTCAGAAAAATATCAGCAACCTGACTTCAACCCAGAAGTAGTTTTGTGTTACAACTCTGTAGCTGTGAGCCAGACCATTGTTATTCCTAGTTCCGcctttcagactgcagttcatcGTTCACAGCCAAAAGACTATTTCGGACATACATTTTACCTTGATTGTACTCCCTACGGTAAGTCACCTAGGGTTGAAAGCGGGTCGTGGGGTACAgtttttagatctactgatctGAAGTGGGCTCCAAATTCCTACGGATGGGCTGAGTGTGCCCAAGAATTTAAGAGAATCATTCCTACTCTGATGGTCACTAAAGACAGTGTAACATTGAAGGTCAAATCTGGACATGTACTCTTAGACAGAGAAAACTGTAGACGAGTATACTTGTGTGCCTGGATATCAGGTCGTGATCCATGCTGGATTTTACGATTATGTTCCCTTCTGAGTGCAGGACAGGACACGACTTTCAACAACACGGAGGGTAAACTCGTTGTGGCAGGAAGCCAACCAAGGACAAAGACAATCATCATTAAGGAGGAAGATG CTACAGATTTAGTTGAGAATGTTAAAAGTGTGATGCCTCATCATTGGATCCATACAGCTAAAAGGAGATCCACTAGGTCTTGGCAGGGTGATGACCCGACATACATAGACAGCATCGGAGTACCCAGGGGCGTCCCAGATGAGTATAAACTGGTAAACCAAGTTTCTGCAGGTTTTGAATCTGTTTTATGTTGGTGGTGCACtattaataaaaatgtagaccgaatcaactacatccactttaatgtgcagaaattaggaaacaaaactgaagaaggTTTCTCCGCTATTCACGAGCAGCTTTCCGCTACCTCTTTAATGGCTTTCCAAAATCGTATTGCTGTTGATATGTTGTTGGCAGAGAAAGGTGAAGTCTGTTCCATCTTTGGGGACCAATGCTGCACATTCATTCCgaataacacagcagctgatggcagcctTACCAGGGCTCTGGAAGGCTTAAAATCCCTtaacagcaagatgaaagaCCATTCTGGAGTGGACACATCGCTGTGGAACGGTTTTGGAGACATGTTTGGCAAGTATAAACAATTGGTGATGTCCATCATCATGTCTATCGCTGTATTTGCCGCTATTCTCAccttatgtggatgttgttgcattCCCTGCATTAGAGCATTGTGCACTAGAATGATAACCACCGCCATAGCACCTGTTAGAGCAGAGATGCGGGAAGTGTATGCTCTGTTACCTTTTGTTGTAGAAACTCCACAGGAGAAtgaggatgacgatgacgaAGACATGGCTGTCTTCCTACCTGACTGA